A genome region from Geobacter pickeringii includes the following:
- a CDS encoding nitrogenase component 1 produces MSAVVEQPRHFCMLGAKQSVVAIERAVPIVHAGPGCSSKLWSGLSFCNGFQGAGYAGGSAVPSTNTGEREVVFGGEGRLREVIEGALKVMDGDLFVVLTGCTSDIVGDDTAQVVREFRERGVPIVHAETGGFKGTSFAGHEALLDAIIRQFLGPARETIPNLVNVFASVPYLDPFWSGNLEGLRELLAGIGLEANILFGPGSGGIEAWRKIPVARFNLVVSPWVGVKAAQLLEERYGTPWLHYPVLPVGGTETSRFLATVGEFAGIDRARTEAFIRREEERFYYYLERAADFILEFRYDLPGRFVTVCDSLYALGVSRFLVNDLGLLPGEQFVTDQTPPEHRDALRGAFAALSPSVAAPVTFTPDGGAVQRHLREARHHRPPLIIGSTWDKDIAAELKGYQVSLSLPVTDRLVLDRSYVGYRGGLRLAEDIYGAILGSYQ; encoded by the coding sequence ATGAGCGCCGTTGTCGAACAGCCCCGCCATTTCTGCATGCTCGGCGCCAAGCAGAGTGTGGTCGCCATCGAACGGGCGGTGCCCATCGTCCACGCCGGTCCCGGCTGCAGCAGCAAGCTCTGGAGCGGACTCAGCTTCTGCAACGGGTTCCAGGGGGCGGGATATGCCGGGGGAAGCGCGGTCCCCTCAACCAATACCGGTGAACGGGAAGTTGTCTTCGGCGGCGAGGGGCGGCTGCGGGAGGTTATCGAGGGAGCGCTCAAGGTGATGGATGGCGACCTGTTCGTGGTCCTGACCGGCTGCACCAGCGACATTGTCGGTGACGATACGGCGCAGGTGGTGCGGGAGTTCCGCGAACGGGGGGTGCCGATCGTCCATGCGGAGACTGGCGGATTCAAGGGGACCAGTTTCGCGGGGCACGAGGCGCTGCTCGACGCCATTATCCGGCAGTTCCTTGGCCCCGCCCGGGAAACGATCCCCAACCTGGTCAATGTCTTCGCGTCGGTCCCCTATCTGGATCCATTCTGGAGCGGCAACCTGGAAGGGTTGCGGGAGCTTCTGGCCGGCATCGGGCTGGAGGCGAACATCCTGTTCGGTCCCGGCTCCGGCGGCATCGAGGCCTGGCGGAAGATTCCCGTTGCCCGCTTCAATCTCGTGGTCTCTCCCTGGGTGGGGGTGAAGGCGGCGCAGCTCCTGGAGGAGCGCTACGGGACTCCCTGGCTCCACTATCCCGTGCTTCCCGTCGGCGGAACCGAAACGAGCCGCTTCCTCGCCACGGTCGGCGAGTTTGCGGGGATAGACCGGGCAAGGACGGAAGCGTTCATCAGAAGAGAAGAGGAGCGGTTCTACTACTATCTGGAGCGGGCCGCCGACTTCATCCTGGAGTTCCGCTACGACCTCCCCGGACGTTTCGTAACCGTGTGCGACTCCCTCTACGCCCTGGGGGTGAGCCGGTTCCTGGTGAATGACCTGGGACTTCTTCCCGGTGAGCAGTTCGTCACCGACCAGACACCGCCGGAGCACCGGGATGCCCTGCGGGGCGCATTCGCCGCGCTCTCCCCCTCCGTGGCGGCGCCGGTGACCTTTACCCCCGATGGCGGCGCGGTGCAGCGGCACCTGAGGGAGGCGCGGCACCACCGGCCGCCGCTCATCATCGGGAGCACCTGGGACAAGGACATCGCCGCCGAGCTGAAAGGGTATCAGGTAAGCCTCTCCCTCCCGGTCACCGACCGGTTGGTGCTGGACCGTTCCTACGTGGGATACCGCGGTGGCCTGCGCCTCGCGGAAGATATCTATGGGGCGATTCTGGGCAGTTACCAGTAA
- a CDS encoding O-acetylhomoserine aminocarboxypropyltransferase/cysteine synthase family protein, which translates to MNAEQLQEREWGFDTLALHAGQEPDPTTGARAVPIYQSTSFVLGDTARASRLFSLEEVGNVYTRIMNPTQAVFEERIAALENGVGALATASGQAAITYALLNIVNAGDEIVSSSTLYGGTYNLFQHTLPKLGIKVVFVDPSDPENFCKAITGRTRAVYGETIGNPKIDILDVEQVARIAHDNGIPLIVDNTFATPYLSRPIKWGADIVVHSATKFIGGHGTSIGGVIVDGGKFDWTNGKFSGLVLPDPSYHGLSYVEAFGDLAYIIKARVTLLRDTGAAISPFNSFLFLQGLETLPLRIERHVANTRKIALFLQQHPQVAWVNYPGLSGNPANELAKKYAPKGAGSILTFGIKGGAAAALRFIDSLSLFSHLANVGDAKSLVIHPASTTHQQLTREQQLESGVTEDLIRLSIGLEDPYDLIYDLEKGLKASEDGLSTLPLE; encoded by the coding sequence ATGAACGCAGAACAGTTGCAGGAACGGGAATGGGGATTCGACACGCTGGCCCTCCACGCCGGCCAGGAGCCGGATCCGACGACAGGGGCGCGGGCGGTCCCCATCTACCAGAGTACGTCGTTCGTGCTGGGTGACACCGCCCGGGCGAGCCGGCTCTTTTCCCTTGAAGAGGTGGGGAATGTCTATACCCGGATCATGAACCCCACCCAGGCGGTGTTCGAAGAACGGATTGCCGCCCTGGAGAATGGGGTAGGGGCGCTTGCCACCGCCTCGGGGCAGGCGGCCATCACCTACGCGCTCCTCAATATCGTCAATGCCGGGGATGAGATTGTCTCGTCATCGACCCTCTACGGCGGCACCTACAACCTCTTCCAGCACACACTGCCGAAGCTCGGCATAAAGGTGGTCTTCGTAGATCCCTCCGACCCGGAGAATTTCTGCAAGGCGATCACCGGCCGGACCCGCGCGGTCTATGGTGAAACCATCGGCAACCCGAAGATCGATATCCTTGACGTGGAGCAGGTGGCCCGAATCGCCCACGACAACGGCATTCCCCTCATCGTCGACAACACCTTCGCCACCCCCTACCTCTCCCGTCCTATCAAGTGGGGGGCGGATATCGTGGTTCACTCGGCCACCAAGTTCATCGGCGGCCACGGCACCTCCATCGGTGGGGTCATTGTCGACGGCGGGAAGTTTGACTGGACCAACGGCAAATTTTCCGGGCTGGTGCTTCCCGACCCGAGTTACCACGGCCTCTCGTACGTGGAGGCCTTCGGAGATCTGGCCTACATCATCAAGGCGCGGGTGACCCTGCTGCGGGACACCGGTGCCGCCATCAGCCCGTTCAATTCGTTCCTGTTCCTCCAAGGGCTGGAAACCCTGCCGCTTCGTATCGAACGCCACGTTGCGAACACCCGGAAGATTGCACTGTTTCTCCAGCAGCATCCGCAGGTTGCGTGGGTTAATTATCCGGGACTCTCCGGCAACCCTGCCAACGAACTGGCAAAGAAATACGCACCCAAGGGAGCCGGTTCCATCCTGACCTTCGGTATCAAGGGAGGAGCAGCGGCGGCCCTGCGGTTCATCGACAGCCTGTCGCTCTTCTCCCATCTGGCAAACGTTGGTGACGCCAAATCACTGGTGATTCATCCCGCCAGCACCACGCACCAGCAGCTCACCCGCGAGCAGCAGCTGGAGAGCGGCGTTACCGAAGACCTCATCCGTCTCTCCATCGGCCTCGAAGACCCTTATGATCTGATCTATGACCTGGAGAAGGGACTGAAGGCCAGTGAAGACGGCTTGTCAACGTTACCCCTTGAATAG